The Leopardus geoffroyi isolate Oge1 chromosome D3, O.geoffroyi_Oge1_pat1.0, whole genome shotgun sequence region TTTCTCATAATCACTTCTGCATGAAGCTCCTTGTGCACACTGCTTCCCTAGAAGGCAGACTGCTGGGTCCCAGGCTTTAGCTTTTCTGCCTCAATAGGTATTGCCAAATGTCTTCCAAATAACCCAGACCAAAGTATTCCCACCTCAAAAGGGCCATGTGTGAGGATATCCACTTCTCTATGTTGACGTTTATAACCAaacgttttcatttttttctttttttaatttacatccaagttagttagcatatagtgcaacaatgatttcagcagtagattcctcaatgcccctcacccatttagcccaccccccccacacaacCCCTTCattaaccctgtttgttctccatatttaagagtctcttatgtcttgtccctctccctgtttttatttttgcttcccttcccttatgttcatctgttttgtctctcaaagtcctcatgagtgaagtcatatgatttttgtctttctctaatttcgcttagcagaataccctctagttccatccacgtagttgcaaatggcaagatttcattctttttgattgccaagtaatactccactgtagatatatataccacatcttctttatccattcatccatcgatggatatttgggctctttccatactttggctattgttgatagcactgctataaacattggggtgcatatgtcccttcgaaacagcacacctgtatcccttggataaataccagtagtgcaattgctgggtcgtagggtagttctattttttattttttgaggaacctccatactgttttccagagtggctgcaccagtttgcattcccaccagcagggcaaaggAGATCCCCttcctccgcatcctcaccaacatctgttgttgcctgagttgttaatgttagccattctgacaggtgtgaggtggtatctcattgtggttttgatttgtatttccctgatgatgagcattttttcatgtgtcggttggccatctggatgtcttctttggagaagtgtctattcatgtcttttgcccatttcttcaaaggattatttgctttttgggtgttgagtttgataagttctttatagattttggatactaacccttcacctgatatgttgtttgcaaatatcttctcccactccatcagctgccttttagttttgctgattgtttccttcgctgtgcagaagctttttattttgatgaggtcccaatagttcatttttgcttttgtttcccttgcctctggagaaaacattttcatttcttccctactgatgattttttttttaagtttatttattttgagagagacagagacagtgcgagtagggaggagcagagagacagagggggagagagagaatcccaagcagacccttgctgtcagcacagagcccaacgtggggcttgaactcacaaaaccatgagatcaagacctcagctaAAACTAAGAGTAGGACTCTTAcctgcctgagctacccaggcacccctcttttctaGTGAGGAGGCTTTTCCCTTATTATCAGTGAGACTGAATATCTACTTACTGGTCATCTGCATTTCTTCCTTGTAACTGTATTCATATCCTTTTAGCCAGCCCTTCTATGGGATTGTCTTTGAATGATTTGgtagaattctttgtatattcaaattttcttaattcttacaTACAGTGCGGCAAGAAGTTTTAGGTTAGGTATGACATGACAAGTCCTTGTCCATTACACAAAGGGACCtggaacagtgcttctcaaaacgATTCTCATGCCTCCTGATGTGTGCAAACCAGTGCAGTAGCCCATGAGCTGCCTAGTGGTGAGGATAAAGCTACCTGCCCATAAACCCCTAGCTTCTCCAAGGAGAAATGTCCATTTGGAACCGTAAGAGAATAACTGCTGCCAGACTAGCTCTCCTGCTCTgaacaactattaaaaaaaagggtCAAATACATAAGGTGACTATTTTCAGGCAGGAGACAAATCAGCGTAGGACTACAACATTGCTCACAAGTTGAACTCCCCTCCAAGGTTAGAAGGGGATATGTACTCTGAATGGAGGGCAAAAGaatgcaccacacacacacacatacacacacacacacacacacacacacacacacataggcatgtgcacacacacacacacgctgtgtTACAGCACTTCTACTCTCCCTGTTGTTTTTTGTGATCACTGTTTAAGGGTCTATGTTAGAAAGTTTGTAGTGCACCGAGGAGTGTGTGCTTTCCGGAGGAAAAGCTATAATACACAACTGATTCAGAAAGTATaactaatattattttcaaaaatataaaaaaacctcAAATCTTCCCCAGTGTAAAATGTAGCCCATTAGTTCAGTCAGTTTGTTACAGATGTTTGGAGtcctacatttttataaaaatgtaaagcatttaaaTGATGTCTATGAGTTTTGAAAAGTGAAGTGTGCCTCATTATTTCTACAGTTATGAGAAAAGGCCCATCTTCCAAACATAAGAGTGGTGAAAAGGACGGGGAAGCGGGGCTGAAGGAGATGAGGTTCTCTGAGGTTCCCAAATTCAGCAAGTTGCCCAAGTCAATTACTTGTCCAACAACGTTGCTGGTGTTGGAACTGTGTTCCCCAGAAGCACTTTAGGGGTCACAGaagtggggaggacagaggaccaGATCCACATGGGACCACACTGGGTCAGTGGGCTCCCAGGGATTCTGTCAGAGATTTCACTTGGAAAAGCGATGCATAAAATGTTTCCAATGCTTACAAataagtttgaaaatcactgcctTTACCATAGTGTGTCTTTAGTCTTTGGAgaagtttaaatttgttttttagagtacGATCATTTCTAAGATGCGAGAAATTTTTTAAACCTCagcagttaaaaaagaaattattgtttcATTCATGTTATCTCATATATtaatgagaaaaggaaggggaagtgAAACTCGTGTCTCCCACCTTCTGGAGCAATCTTCCCTCCAGCCTGCCCACACGGATGCCCCAGGCTGCAGCCACTCTAAGATAAGCCTGCGAGTGCTTCAGCACAAACCCATTACCTATTCAAAGTATGCAGGCTCCAGGAAGGGTCAGGGCTGGTTGATATCAACACTGTCTAAATAGTATTGTGAAATCTCCTCTTCAACTCAGTGCTAGGAGACAGAGATGTAATTATACTCACAAGAAGACCTGAAACATCAGAATACTTCTTAGCTGGTTTGAAGGATGGAGGAGCATCAATACTGAAGtctatgggaggaaaaaaagaaaaaagaaaaggaaagaagataactAGGCtggctttaaaatattcagatccctttccttttctctcctaaaATGCTGTTGGataatatttctgaaattaatattCTGCGATCAAGTGCTCCCAAAACTCCCCAGGGGGCTAATGCATTACGTCACAGACCAAGTGCAGGCTCTGGATGcagccctgccctgtccccagggAGCCTGTGCTCCAGCAGAACCACCGGAAAAGCTCATCTGCCCACAAGCCACTCTCACTGTCAGAGGCTACATGGGCTGAGGGCGATGCCAAACAACCCCCTAATTGGGTCTGTGCACCCGGACACCGGAATGTCCACACCCGGACTGCTGACTAATTCACTTGTCACCCATCTGAGTCACCCCCGTGAAAGATGTGCCATGGGACAGGACGCAGACAGAGATTTGACCTCTACTTTCCGATGAAGTTGAACAGAACTTACAACAGTGCTTTATACAGATTGGAAAATACTGCAGCATAAAGCATTTACTCTGAAAAACAACAGCCCAGAAAGCAAAACAGAGTTAGCCTCTAAGCTAGTTGTTAGAAACCCTCCTAAATCTTGGGCAGccttggaaaatacattttaaggggAGACTCTTGAGTAAGAAGTTTGCCTGACAGAAACGCCAGTACGACCATATCAGGACCTATTCCTCCAGATGGAAATGTTAACGGTGACACCAAAAACCACACACGCATGACGACACAAACAGGTTCAACACAGATACAGTTATGAGGAAATACGTACAGTATCTCCCTATAGTGAGGCAACTATAGAATTCTTAGGCTAAAAGTCGTTTCCTGCATTAATGAGGACACAGCCAAATCATGTAGGTTTGCTAGAAGTTGCTAGTCTGAACATTATAAACATGAAAGGCTCCAGACAGCTCACAGTTAGGGTCGTTCAGTTGCCACGGCAATGCCCTTTCCGAAGCGAGGATCTGTTTCAGGTTCTTCCAGGTTCTGTTCTTCTTGCCAGCTACCGCGCCACCGTGGCCAGAGTGCTTGAGTTAAAGACGTGGatcagaagaaacaaaactcagTGGAGGCTACCATTTCAGAATCTGAATCATGCTCATTCATAACTGTAACACAGCCCTCATTCTGTCAGCTCTCTTGTGCCCCAAGggctgtttttttaatttttaagtatgacACTGTACACTTTAATCTTACTTATAAAAACACAACTTTTGGATTATCAAAACCCATGAGTTAGTTGGtgatagaatagaaataaaaggtggtttgtttgttttaacatgcTTATAGAAAATTACATCCTTTGTTAGGACTAACTTTATAGAATTCACTCATGAATTTCccattactttaaaagaaatgcattACAAAATTAGATTTAAACTCATGATACATCTCTAAACTCCCTTCTGAGGGCAGGTCACTGCCTCATAAATTACTGGAGATCCTGGAAAACCCAAGTAAGCCTCCCATCATGGCATGGCAAAccttctggaaatttcttttttgttgtcattctataaaaatgacaaagtaaaatggaaaagaataaagtctGTTGCAGGCACTGGTAATATTGTATTTTCAAAACTAATTAATGAAAAACTTCTAATGATGTAATATGAGTctctataataatataattattatatcctttaagaatgaaaagaagagtAGCCTATTTCTACTTTAGAGCAACATAAGTTAGATTTACTTATGCTAAGGAGGAGCGCTCCTCCTTCAGTTAATTATTTTAAGCCTCACCTAAAACTTCTGTAAAACCAATGAAAAGGGATGGTGAAGAATCATGGAAATGACCCACCCTCAAAACAGTATCTTTAACCAGTTCCACAAAAGACACCCAAATCCTTGGGAACCAGCACACTGGGAGATCAGTGGGAAGGGccctccttctgcccccacccATCTCCTAGCAGCCTCCTTACCACAAAGTTTGGATCCTTAAATGGCAATGGCTTGGCAGCTTTTTCCATAGGTCCTGTACTATAATCAGAGGGCACCATTTTATTCTCACTCATGGCTTCCATGCTGATACCCTTAAAATATAATAAGGATAGTCTGAGGTCAGGTTCTTCTAGTTGAGTTCCCTAACTCGGCTCCCAGCAAGACACAAGATGATACCACAGGACATGTGAAGAAAGACAGTGTCCCAGAGCCCTAGCAGGTGGCCTGCACCAGAGAAGGCCATTCCAGACTGGGAGCAGCCCCTGTTGTGCAGAAGCCACAGCAGAGACAGCCAGGACCCCAGTTCCCGGTTCCCTCAATGTGCCAAGCATTAGAGATGGGTGTCCTACCTGAGCCAGCTCATTTAACTCGGACAACTGCTCTTATCCCCAGTTTCCggaagagaaaatagaggctCAGGGGTATGGCTTCAAGGCCACACAGTGATTGCCTCTGGATTCAAACCTGCTGATCTTTCTTGTCAAACTGTGTCTCAAAACATTGAGACAAAAAACGCTCCAGCCCTTGTAAGGGTGTCGTCAGCCAGAAAACCCAGGCTACAGCTCTTATGCTTAAGGGGAGCAGCAGGATAGAGGCATTcggaggaaggaacagagagagggagaggaggctgaATGTCCACAGGTCAGCTGGCTAGAGCCAGAGCATCCTGACAAGCAGgctaaatactttaaaacaaaaaacattttaattttttaatgtttgtttatttttgagagggagaaagacagctgtcagctatgtgctgacagcagacagcagcgatgcaggactcgaacccacaaactgtgagatcatgacctgagccgaaacccagagtctgacgcctaaccaactgggttacccaggcatcccaaacaaaaaaccttttaagTCAACCATCAcctagaaaaaaaacaagccaaaCTAAGAACCACTTCTGATTTTTAATGTGATTTCCAGACTaccatattggtttttttttttttaatgatacataatttacatacaatgaaatgcacagatcttaagtgtaGGTTTCAGgaaatttgccaaatatttacaCTTGTTTCATCTATGTCCCTATCGAGATACAGAACATTTGTAtcatcccagaaagttccctcaggCCTCTTCCTAGTCAATACCTTCCACCCTCAGGTGGTATCTCCCAGAGATGGGATCTGACAGCGGGTACTCTTGTGTTGGCTTCCTTAGTTCTGCACAGAGCATCTGAGACCTGCAGTGTTGCTGCAGAGGTCAGTAATCTGTTTCCCTGTATTTGTGGCCACTCAGCAGAGGAACGCCACTACAGTTTGTTTATCTACTCTctgctgatgaacatttggggcAGTTTTAGtctttggctattataaataacgctgctgtgaacattctgcACCAACCTTTGTGCGGACctgtgttttcacttctcttgggtaaatacctaggagcgGAATGGTTGGGTAATAGGGAAACTGCCAACTCATTTTCCTAAGTGGCTGCCCTCTTTTACACTCCCAGCAGCAGTGTAGGAGAGtgctggttgtgtgtgtgtgtgtgtaaattccaTCACCACTGCCCTCACCCCCTCAGGGACATCCATGTGGGGGCCACGGGGCCACTCGCTCTGCTGCAGTGGTTCTCTGAACAGTCTCCTCTCAAAGACCATCCCAGACTCTCTGCCAAGGTCTCTGCATGTGGGCCTGTGCTCCTCCTCTGTCCATACCACCTCTTTTGTCAGGCATGCCCCTCAACTCATTCCCCCTTCACGATCTTTCCTAACTCTTCTCTATTCCAAAGCCCAGCTCGGTGTCAACTCTGTAGGAGCTAAGAGGCTTCCAACTTCTCAACCTTTTCCCACCATCTGTAGCCACGAATGTtctatctcttctctctccctccctgtcccatgAGTCCTTCCCTCGGCCCTCCGCCTGTATCTGCACCGTCCTCAGCTCTTGGCCTGAGGACAGGCCATGTGGTGCACACCTTGCCCACTCCCTTCTCTCCAGCACAGTCAGTGACACACTCTTAAATGCAAGCCCGATGTGACTCCGCAATTTACAGCGGGCCAGTGGGCCCCACTGACCTTCAGATTAGAAACACACCCTGGCCTCTTCTCCTGCCTCAGCGTTCACTCCCCTATCttcctgtatttttgtattttctggtaCAAAATCCATTGAGTCATTTTCTATATGGCACAAACAGTTTCCAATTTTCCCGTGCTCATTTGTGCTTTACTAAGATTATTTTCATTGGGATTACTCCATGTCAGTTTTAATTTTGTAACAAAGATTAGATTTAGCATTTTGTACATAACTTTTATTGCCCTTCTACTTTTTCCTTCATGGTCATGACATTTCTGCCAGGTATGTGTATCCTAGGAGACCCAATGTGATGAGGAAAATTTGATTTTCCCATCACATTTAATCAATAATCAATGTTACCTTGTATAGGTTTAGCCAGTTgtcaatgttatttattttgtgttgacTATTTGTAAGACTAATATCTATTATAAATTAGATAAATGATGGATAGTTCGTGTTTATGTCTTAGTCGATGAAAAAAAAGCAGCTTTATGAAACAGGGAACAACAGACCAGAAGAAGGAGAGACCAAGAGACAGGTGAGCAGGCGAGAGACGAGACTCAGAGAGTAAGAAGGCAGAGCAGGGACACACCCTGCCTGCTTCACTGTGTGGCTCAGTGTTCCGTCCCCTGCATctaacccagtgcctggcacagagtaggttcCAAATAACAGCTAACTGATTACCTAGTTGGCTAGAGTTAAGGAACAAGACAGCACAGAGTAACTCAGTGCCAGCATCCGTATCTTAAGATGCACATGCTCAGGAGTTTATTGTAAGGAATCCTCTCTGGGGGGAATGCAGTGGCCGAACACAAGGAAACACAGGAAGGATGACTCAGAAATGACAGGGCCAGGTTACCTATGGGGCATGGGGAACCGGGTGGAAAGGACAAGGAGATGGGAAGGGCAGACAGGAGTAAAACTTCTCTGAGTACAGCTTTGTGTAGAGTTTTGACCTTCTGAACCATGTTAAAGTTTcacatactaaaaacaaaaagtaataataataataaaaccaacaaGGATGGGCAGCAGGTAGGGAAAATGGACTACAAACGAAAACAAATCAACCTAACTGTATTTTGAATGACAAACATAACCACactgaaggggaggaagggagagagaattccagtgACCTCTGAACACAGTATTTTAGCAATATAACCTAAGGCTAAAGGCAAAAATGACCATAAACAATTGGTAGGTTTTTTTCTCACAAGGGTACAGGTTAAGAATTCCGAAACTACGATATACGTATTCTAAGAAGGAGGAGATGAGGAATGACGGAAGGCTAGAATGAAGCCTGTGCTACGGGGCTGAAATCAGAGGTTAGCAATGTGGACTCATGGTTTTAACACAGCATAGattgagaaagagatacagagagtAAGGGGGAggaacacacaaacacaccaatACTTGCTAGCTCTCTCCACTGAGAGGGCTGGAAAACAACAGGCACACCTGTGTTCAGATCCTGGTTTTTGAAAGTTATTCTCCAAGAACTACTGatccttaaaaaaatagctggttctagggctggggcagaaaagtacaagatgagcctgtggttcgagaaagtaagaaaagagcTGTatcagtttgctagggctgccataacaaaatgccacagattgGGTgggttaaacaacagaaatttatttcctcacagtctGGAAACTACAAGTCCAGGGCAAGATGTCTGCAGGGTTCTCCTGAGGCTGcgctccttggcttgtagatggctgtcttcttgctgtgtcctcacatggcctttcctctgtacACTCCCCTCCTTGGTGTCTCTTCCTCCCATAGGGACAATGGTCGTAAGGGATTAGGGCTCCAcctttatgacttcatttaaccttagttACCTCTGTGATgtccctatctccaaatacagttacattctgaggtgTACTAGGGTTAGAACTCCCTATAAATCTtgaagggaggggcacctgagtgggtcagtcagttaagcatctgacttttgatttcaaagaaggtcatgatcccacagttttgtgagttcaaaccccatatcgggctctgcactgacagtacagagcctgcttgagactatcctcctctctctacccctctcctgcttgtgctgtctctgtcgctctctcttgaaaaaaaaaaaaaaaatcttaaagggacataaattcagtccataacagcaCTCAAAAACTGATGGGGGTATAttaaaggacacagaagccaatTTGAAGAGGTCCCTACTAGCTAAGGACACTTtgagcaaaaaaacaaataacactgatctagaatatataaagaattgttatcactcaacaacaaaaagacaattccattttaaaatgggtcaaggatttcaataaacatttctttgaagaagacctacaaatggtcAACATCATTGGtgattagggaaatgtaaatcaaaaccacaatgagataccgcttCACACTCACATGGCAACATACAGGATGGCCACAATCAAAGACATAacgtgctggcgaggatgtggagacaccgTAACCCTCATATGCTGCTTATGAGAATGTAAAAGGGTATGGCCACTTTGAAACATAGTTTGGTATTTCCTCAAAATGGTGAAGAGGAttatcctatgacccagtaattcaaCTATTAAgtgtatacccaagagaattaaaaaaaaaaaaaaaaaaagtctgtgcaAAAACGTgcatgttcatagaagcatttttcataatagccaagaagtGCAAACAACCTATCTGTCCATCAATGGAGTGTTATTCGaccatagaaaggaatgaagtactgatatatccTACACCACAGATaagccttgaaaatattatggtgactgaaagaaacacacacaaaaggctgcatatcgtatgattccatttacatgaaggGACTAAGATCAGAGATGGTCAGGGGCTGGGAGGATGGGGGAATGGGGAGAGACAGCTAAGAGGAAGAAGGTTTCTTTTCAGGGtcatggaaatattctaaaattagatggtGGCAAAACTCAGTGAATATCCTATAAACCACTGATGAGTACACTTAAGAGGGTGACTTTTATGGTATGTggattataactcaataaagcaATTAACAAACATGGATGAATGAGTAAAGctagtctcaaaaaaaaaaaaaaaaagctagtctCGAAGTA contains the following coding sequences:
- the INO80C gene encoding INO80 complex subunit C isoform X1, whose protein sequence is MAAQIPIVATTSTPGIARNSKKRPASPSHNGSSAGGYSASKKKKVAGASFTQGISMEAMSENKMVPSDYSTGPMEKAAKPLPFKDPNFVHSGHGGAVAGKKNRTWKNLKQILASERALPWQLNDPNYFSIDAPPSFKPAKKYSDVSGLLANYTDPQSKLRFSTIEEFSYIRRLPSDVVTGYLALRKATSIVP
- the INO80C gene encoding INO80 complex subunit C isoform X2 → MEAMSENKMVPSDYSTGPMEKAAKPLPFKDPNFVHSGHGGAVAGKKNRTWKNLKQILASERALPWQLNDPNYFSIDAPPSFKPAKKYSDVSGLLANYTDPQSKLRFSTIEEFSYIRRLPSDVVTGYLALRKATSIVP